One genomic segment of Streptomyces liangshanensis includes these proteins:
- a CDS encoding glycosyltransferase family 2 protein — protein MNGGGGTVAVSVICPTYNRSSKITETIESVRAQTFQDWELLVVSDGCDDDTEDWVRRAARQDPRVALHRIERSGHPSGPRNAGLALARGEFVAYLDHDDVWRPDHLRVLLSLLRAGADLAVTGCTYHDADGAEAVEFAPLSAFWHPELQVLGPMFEPSRVGHRRGVVEGVGGWRGGAGLEDWDLWLRLADAGRTVRTVVEPTAALLMDGGTRRNRMPRPHRLPLVVLDDARTAHALLGELRSGVHDEAFRAAVLADMRDWYRRMDNSGALVRPLDWDGDLDEEIERVVSGEVKLFEELVLVPEQGRYALARNLLCSRVEHARRASRLVPSVQPRVLRLVRDLAGAGAG, from the coding sequence ATGAACGGCGGTGGCGGCACCGTGGCGGTGTCCGTGATCTGTCCGACGTACAACAGGTCATCGAAGATCACGGAGACCATCGAGTCCGTCCGCGCGCAGACCTTCCAGGACTGGGAACTGCTCGTGGTCTCGGACGGCTGCGACGACGACACCGAGGACTGGGTACGCCGCGCGGCGCGGCAGGACCCCCGCGTCGCACTCCACCGCATCGAGCGCAGCGGCCACCCCAGCGGGCCGCGCAACGCGGGACTGGCGCTCGCCCGCGGCGAGTTCGTCGCCTACCTGGACCACGACGACGTCTGGCGGCCCGACCACCTGCGCGTCCTGCTCTCCCTGCTGCGGGCGGGCGCGGACCTCGCGGTGACGGGCTGCACGTACCACGACGCCGACGGGGCGGAGGCCGTCGAGTTCGCGCCGTTGTCGGCCTTCTGGCACCCCGAACTCCAGGTGCTCGGGCCCATGTTCGAGCCGTCGAGAGTGGGGCACCGCCGCGGTGTCGTGGAGGGGGTCGGGGGCTGGCGCGGCGGCGCCGGCCTGGAGGACTGGGATCTGTGGCTGCGGCTGGCCGACGCGGGCCGCACGGTGCGCACGGTCGTGGAGCCGACCGCGGCCCTGCTGATGGACGGCGGCACCCGCAGGAACCGGATGCCGCGCCCCCACCGGCTGCCCCTGGTCGTCCTCGACGACGCGAGAACGGCCCACGCGCTGCTGGGCGAACTGAGGTCCGGCGTGCACGACGAGGCGTTCCGCGCCGCCGTCCTGGCCGACATGAGGGACTGGTACCGGCGGATGGACAACTCCGGCGCGCTGGTACGGCCCCTCGACTGGGACGGGGACCTCGACGAGGAGATCGAACGGGTGGTCTCGGGCGAGGTCAAGCTCTTCGAGGAGCTCGTCCTCGTGCCGGAGCAGGGGCGGTACGCCCTCGCGCGCAACCTGCTCTGCTCCCGCGTCGAGCACGCCCGCCGCGCATCCCGGCTGGTGCCCTCGGTCCAGCCGCGTGTGCTGCGGCTGGTGAGGGACCTGGCCGGGGCGGGGGCCGGATGA
- a CDS encoding GOLPH3/VPS74 family protein, whose translation MTEDLTIGERIVLLALDEETGVLREAPLRVSLAVSAAALLELSVSGHLTERDGALVVAGEPTPPDADLGPAAAAMAGHVRSHPDETPREWLLAVREPAMDAAYQGLLEKELVRAQGRRVLGAFGSVKHPVTGLTELAALRGRLSAVLAEGRAPDEATAVLITLLHHAGLQAVLPNGSGAESHDDVLAAIAEGQGQAAGLGDTIRTTFAALTAVIASSAL comes from the coding sequence ATGACCGAGGATCTGACGATCGGCGAGCGGATTGTGCTGCTCGCACTGGACGAGGAGACCGGCGTGCTGCGCGAGGCCCCGCTGCGGGTGTCGCTGGCGGTCTCGGCGGCGGCGTTGCTGGAGTTGAGCGTCTCCGGTCACCTGACGGAGCGGGACGGCGCGCTGGTGGTCGCCGGAGAGCCGACGCCGCCGGACGCGGACCTGGGTCCCGCGGCCGCGGCGATGGCCGGGCACGTACGGAGTCATCCCGACGAGACGCCGCGCGAATGGCTGCTGGCCGTACGGGAGCCGGCGATGGACGCCGCGTACCAGGGACTGCTGGAGAAGGAACTGGTACGGGCGCAGGGCCGGCGGGTCCTGGGGGCCTTCGGATCGGTGAAGCACCCGGTCACGGGCCTGACGGAGCTCGCGGCGCTGCGAGGACGGCTGTCGGCGGTCCTCGCGGAGGGCCGGGCTCCCGACGAGGCCACGGCGGTACTGATCACCCTGCTGCACCACGCGGGCCTCCAGGCCGTCCTGCCGAACGGGTCCGGCGCGGAGTCGCACGACGACGTTCTGGCCGCGATCGCCGAGGGGCAGGGTCAGGCCGCGGGACTCGGGGACACGATCCGCACCACGTTCGCCGCTCTTACGGCGGTCATCGCCTCGTCCGCCCTGTAG
- a CDS encoding NADPH-dependent F420 reductase, translated as MATLGLIGSGHIGSTLARIAVANGLDVVLSNSRGPETLAGLVAELGPRASAGTPAEAAAAGDWVVVTIPLKAYRQVPVEPLAGKTVVDTNNYYADRDGELPELAGGTTSSELLQAHLTGAHVVKAFNNIYFEHLAVLPRPAGAPDRSALPIAGDDAEGKARAVELLGLLGFDAVDAGPLAEGWRYQPGTEAYGKLYGEDRAANFFERKAAPAQAAEVTATLAAARR; from the coding sequence ATGGCAACTCTTGGACTCATCGGCAGCGGACACATCGGCAGCACCCTCGCGCGGATCGCGGTCGCGAACGGGCTCGACGTCGTGCTCAGCAACTCGCGCGGGCCCGAAACCCTCGCCGGCCTGGTCGCGGAGCTGGGCCCGCGCGCCAGCGCCGGCACCCCGGCGGAGGCGGCCGCCGCCGGGGACTGGGTCGTGGTGACGATCCCGCTCAAGGCGTACCGGCAGGTTCCGGTCGAGCCGCTGGCCGGGAAGACCGTCGTCGACACGAACAACTACTACGCGGACCGCGACGGGGAGCTGCCCGAGCTGGCGGGCGGCACGACGAGCAGCGAGCTGCTCCAGGCGCACCTGACGGGCGCGCACGTCGTGAAGGCCTTCAACAACATCTACTTCGAGCACCTCGCCGTCCTGCCCCGGCCGGCCGGCGCGCCCGACCGCAGCGCGCTGCCGATCGCCGGGGACGACGCCGAGGGGAAGGCGCGGGCGGTGGAGCTGCTCGGCCTCCTGGGCTTCGACGCCGTGGACGCGGGGCCGCTCGCGGAGGGGTGGCGCTACCAGCCGGGCACGGAGGCGTACGGCAAGTTGTACGGGGAGGACCGCGCCGCGAACTTCTTCGAGCGCAAGGCCGCCCCCGCGCAGGCCGCCGAGGTGACCGCGACCCTGGCGGCGGCGCGGCGCTGA
- a CDS encoding mechanosensitive ion channel family protein: MNRALTWHDLLIAGAAVVVGLGAGLLLRLALRWLGERATRTRWGGDDIIVGALRLIAPWGAFALAASAGAAALPLTPTVGHNVNQTLVALLILAATFAAARVIADLVQSVTLSRSAVAGSATIFVNITRVTVLAIGVLVLLQTLGISIAPLLTALGVGGLAVALAMQDTLANLFAGVHILVSKTVQPGDYIRLSSGEDGYVVDINWRNTVVRQLSDNLVIIPNSKLASTIMTNYHRPEQQMSLLIQVAVGYGSDLDQVERVTKEVAGKIMSEVAGGVPDHEPLVRFHTFTEAGIGFTVILRALEFGDQYLIKHEFIKALYGRYRADGIEIPVPGRTVVIRRAEDTAALAEDTAALAEDAAAIPRQRREHAPTRQEQKG; this comes from the coding sequence GTGAATCGCGCGCTCACCTGGCACGACCTGCTGATCGCCGGCGCCGCCGTCGTGGTGGGGCTCGGCGCCGGCCTGCTCCTGCGCCTCGCCCTGCGCTGGCTCGGCGAACGCGCGACCAGGACCCGCTGGGGCGGCGACGACATCATCGTGGGCGCCCTGCGCCTGATCGCCCCGTGGGGCGCGTTCGCCCTCGCCGCCTCCGCCGGGGCCGCCGCCCTCCCGCTCACCCCGACCGTCGGCCACAACGTCAACCAGACGCTGGTGGCGCTGCTCATCCTCGCGGCCACGTTCGCCGCGGCCCGCGTCATAGCCGACCTCGTCCAGTCCGTGACCCTGTCCCGGTCCGCGGTGGCCGGCTCGGCGACCATCTTCGTCAACATCACCCGGGTCACGGTGCTGGCGATCGGCGTCCTGGTCCTGCTCCAGACCCTGGGCATCTCGATAGCGCCCCTGCTCACCGCCCTCGGCGTGGGCGGCCTGGCCGTCGCCCTGGCGATGCAGGACACGCTGGCCAACCTGTTCGCGGGGGTGCACATCCTGGTCTCGAAGACCGTGCAGCCCGGCGACTACATACGGCTCAGCAGCGGCGAGGACGGCTACGTCGTCGACATCAACTGGCGCAACACGGTCGTACGGCAGCTGTCGGACAACCTCGTGATCATCCCCAACTCCAAGCTCGCCAGCACGATCATGACCAACTACCACCGCCCCGAGCAGCAGATGTCCCTGCTCATCCAGGTGGCGGTCGGGTACGGCAGCGATCTCGACCAGGTCGAGCGGGTGACCAAGGAGGTCGCCGGGAAGATCATGTCCGAGGTGGCCGGCGGGGTCCCCGACCACGAGCCGCTCGTCCGCTTCCACACGTTCACGGAGGCCGGGATCGGCTTCACCGTGATCCTGCGGGCGCTGGAGTTCGGCGACCAGTACCTGATCAAGCACGAGTTCATCAAGGCCCTGTACGGGCGCTACCGCGCCGACGGCATCGAGATCCCCGTACCGGGACGCACCGTCGTCATACGCCGGGCGGAGGACACGGCGGCCCTCGCGGAGGACACCGCCGCCCTCGCGGAGGACGCCGCCGCCATCCCCCGCCAACGCCGGGAACACGCCCCCACGCGGCAGGAACAGAAAGGCTGA
- a CDS encoding TetR/AcrR family transcriptional regulator produces the protein MPPEKQEFPSVWTRPPRARREQPALSRGQIVAAAMELLDADGIDALSMRKLGTRLSAGATSMYSHVANKDELVELVVDEVYGEIEVPAGHAADWRAAAGGCAHSLRSAFLRHPWIVSVLGEVGVAHLGPNMMRLSEGLLTVFEEAGFSLEGADLAVNTLTAYVVGVATTEAAWLTTLARSGQSEQEWAERLLPAAERAVQDHPRLRRLYAAQRDQDTGGTRDTNFDRGLACVLDGLESRLGGR, from the coding sequence ATGCCACCGGAGAAACAGGAATTCCCCTCGGTCTGGACACGTCCGCCGCGCGCACGGCGCGAGCAGCCCGCCCTGAGCCGGGGTCAGATCGTCGCGGCGGCCATGGAGTTGCTCGACGCCGACGGGATCGACGCGCTGAGCATGCGCAAGCTCGGTACGCGCCTGAGCGCCGGGGCGACGTCGATGTACTCGCACGTCGCCAACAAGGACGAGCTGGTCGAACTGGTCGTGGACGAGGTCTACGGCGAGATCGAGGTGCCCGCCGGCCACGCGGCCGACTGGCGGGCGGCGGCGGGCGGTTGCGCGCACAGCCTGCGCTCGGCGTTCCTCCGCCACCCCTGGATCGTCTCCGTGCTCGGCGAGGTCGGGGTGGCCCACCTCGGGCCGAACATGATGCGGCTCTCCGAGGGCCTGCTCACCGTCTTCGAGGAGGCGGGCTTCTCGCTGGAGGGGGCCGACCTGGCCGTGAACACCCTGACCGCGTACGTCGTCGGGGTGGCCACGACCGAGGCCGCCTGGCTCACGACGCTCGCCCGCAGCGGTCAGAGCGAACAGGAGTGGGCGGAACGGCTGTTGCCGGCCGCCGAACGCGCCGTACAGGACCACCCGCGGCTGCGCAGGCTGTACGCCGCGCAGCGGGACCAGGACACGGGCGGCACGCGCGACACGAACTTCGACCGCGGGCTGGCGTGTGTCCTGGACGGCCTGGAGAGCCGCCTCGGCGGTAGGTAG
- a CDS encoding VOC family protein, whose translation MTEFPEGAPCWVDAMFTDLEGAKQFYGDVLGWTFGESASEYGNYTQAYSDGKAVAAVVPPMPGSDEQSAWCLYLASPDAAATAEKVRAAGGEILVEPMRVGDFGSMALAKEPTGAVFGAWESGEHKGFDKQGEPGAYAWAEFFTRDPAGTDAFLPKVFPYETQTMVDDQIDFKVYSIGDKKRPVLGRMKMGEDFPPDMTSYVNVYFAVTDCDGAVKKAVDHGGKLQFGPMDTPFGRFAALTDPQGANFSVIDMARTEGEMPKLTDG comes from the coding sequence ATGACCGAGTTCCCGGAAGGGGCGCCGTGCTGGGTGGACGCGATGTTCACCGATCTCGAAGGCGCCAAACAGTTCTACGGTGACGTGCTGGGCTGGACCTTCGGCGAGAGCGCGTCCGAGTACGGCAACTACACGCAGGCCTACTCGGACGGGAAGGCCGTCGCGGCCGTCGTCCCGCCGATGCCGGGCTCCGACGAGCAGTCGGCCTGGTGCCTCTACCTGGCCTCGCCCGACGCCGCGGCGACGGCGGAGAAGGTACGGGCGGCGGGCGGCGAGATCCTGGTGGAGCCGATGCGGGTCGGCGACTTCGGGTCGATGGCGCTGGCGAAGGAGCCGACCGGCGCGGTCTTCGGCGCCTGGGAGTCGGGCGAGCACAAGGGCTTCGACAAGCAGGGCGAGCCGGGCGCGTACGCGTGGGCGGAGTTCTTCACGCGGGACCCGGCCGGGACGGACGCGTTCCTGCCGAAGGTCTTCCCGTACGAGACGCAGACCATGGTCGACGACCAGATCGACTTCAAGGTCTACAGCATCGGCGACAAGAAGCGGCCGGTCCTCGGCCGGATGAAGATGGGCGAGGACTTCCCGCCGGACATGACGTCGTACGTGAACGTGTACTTCGCGGTCACCGACTGCGACGGCGCGGTCAAGAAGGCGGTGGACCACGGGGGGAAGCTCCAGTTCGGCCCGATGGACACCCCCTTCGGCCGCTTCGCTGCGCTCACGGACCCGCAGGGCGCGAACTTCTCGGTGATCGACATGGCGAGGACGGAAGGAGAGATGCCCAAGCTGACCGACGGCTGA